A DNA window from Nitrospinota bacterium contains the following coding sequences:
- a CDS encoding GAF domain-containing protein encodes MNSNDPELYHNLPEDHAIDSHETINNLNRRSTDKLINNNLKRGRRFSDQTRHIIDKILSSNNITQSIFSITNDLKNIFECERVSLFAVDRKKRQVYTKNFTTRQIDEIRLDISAKNLAGFVAATGKTLNIENAYDEKELNEYYPDLKLDKSWDESIPFNTKSVLAFPLPYNNRLIGVLQCINCKSGKKFSLNHIRNANELATTLGHAMVQLEIESIESRIKSTEYLIHSAFSIDEILLEIHQPILHLFDAQLVTIYAIDEVRNELYSIAKFEGEINKTRVPISTQSISGYVAQTKKSANIIDVYNSDELRIFHPDLKFDSSWDKKTKIQSKSMLVFPLLKENLIMGVLQLVNKNGAEQFTEYDERNAKIISNALALAIFNQQKIIRKKRTKFGLLVEKGIISQDEMNQAIKEARKKQIDLEAILLNELKIKRLELGKSIELYYSSPYLGFNDSIIIPQSNFNGFNKSYLIKNNLVPLENNDTRIVVLTDNPFDKNRIQNIQMIFPKKEIEVKVGLKIDIKEFLASAMILEKVKDHTNNDNYSEEVSSLLDALEDEIAETSSIIKQEQDETEVISESDSTIVRLINKILIDAYDQGISDIHFEPGIEKNPIKVRFRKDGLCGIYQEIPYLYKQAIISRIKIMSQLDIAERRLPQDGKIKMKYGEKDIEYRVATCPTVGGNEDAVLRILAANKPIPLDKMNFSRRNLELVKDKSNKPYGLILVVGPTGSGKTTTLHSCLGHINTPALKIWTAEDPVEITQDGLRQVQMLNKIGLNFARAMKSFLRGDPDVIMVGEMRDSETCAIGLEASLTGHLVFSTLHTNSAPETITRLLDMGMNPLNFADALLLVVAQRLVRTLCKKCKEDYHPTREEFDSLVKEYGDGFEKLNIEYSDDLILKKPVGCSSCGDTGYAGRTGLHECLEGTNEIKRMIMKKAFVEELREQALSEGMTTLKQDGIYKIFKGDCDLKQVMAVCIV; translated from the coding sequence ATGAATTCAAACGACCCCGAACTTTATCATAATTTGCCGGAAGACCATGCAATAGATAGCCATGAGACTATCAACAATCTTAACCGACGTTCGACTGACAAGCTCATCAATAATAATTTAAAGCGAGGAAGGAGATTTAGCGACCAGACTCGGCATATTATAGATAAAATTTTATCCAGCAATAATATTACACAAAGCATATTCTCCATCACCAATGATCTCAAAAATATTTTTGAATGTGAAAGAGTTTCCCTTTTTGCTGTAGATAGAAAAAAAAGGCAGGTTTATACAAAAAACTTTACAACTAGGCAAATAGATGAAATCCGATTGGATATATCCGCAAAAAATCTAGCAGGTTTTGTGGCCGCAACAGGGAAAACTCTAAACATAGAAAACGCCTATGATGAAAAAGAGTTAAATGAATATTACCCAGATCTAAAACTAGACAAGTCTTGGGATGAATCCATACCATTTAATACCAAGTCAGTACTAGCATTTCCCCTTCCTTACAACAATAGGTTAATTGGTGTTCTTCAATGTATAAATTGCAAGTCTGGAAAAAAATTCAGCCTCAACCATATCCGAAATGCAAATGAATTAGCAACCACACTTGGACATGCAATGGTCCAACTGGAAATAGAAAGTATAGAATCAAGAATAAAAAGCACAGAATATTTAATTCATTCCGCATTCTCGATAGATGAAATTCTTCTTGAGATCCACCAACCAATTCTCCATTTATTTGATGCTCAATTAGTTACAATTTATGCCATTGATGAAGTCCGCAATGAGTTATATTCGATAGCAAAGTTTGAAGGGGAAATTAATAAGACAAGAGTACCTATATCGACACAAAGCATTTCAGGGTATGTCGCTCAAACTAAAAAGTCAGCAAATATAATTGATGTATACAACTCAGATGAACTCAGAATTTTTCATCCGGACCTAAAGTTTGATAGTTCGTGGGATAAAAAGACTAAAATACAAAGCAAGTCAATGCTTGTATTCCCTTTGCTTAAAGAAAATTTAATAATGGGTGTTTTGCAGTTGGTCAATAAAAATGGTGCGGAACAGTTCACAGAATACGACGAACGAAATGCTAAAATTATTTCTAACGCTCTTGCATTGGCTATATTCAATCAACAAAAAATTATCCGAAAAAAACGCACAAAATTTGGTTTATTAGTAGAAAAAGGGATCATCTCCCAAGATGAAATGAACCAAGCTATAAAAGAGGCACGAAAAAAACAAATTGATTTAGAAGCTATTTTATTAAATGAATTAAAAATAAAACGTTTAGAGCTTGGCAAATCAATTGAGCTTTATTACAGCTCGCCATATCTTGGATTCAATGATTCCATTATTATCCCTCAATCAAATTTTAACGGATTCAATAAAAGTTATCTTATAAAAAACAATTTAGTCCCCTTAGAAAACAATGATACAAGAATCGTGGTTTTGACAGATAACCCATTTGATAAAAATCGAATTCAAAATATTCAAATGATCTTCCCTAAAAAGGAAATTGAAGTTAAAGTTGGGTTAAAAATTGACATTAAGGAATTCCTCGCATCTGCAATGATCCTAGAGAAAGTAAAGGATCATACTAATAATGATAATTACTCTGAAGAAGTCTCTTCACTTTTAGATGCTTTAGAAGATGAAATTGCAGAAACAAGCAGCATAATTAAACAGGAGCAAGATGAGACAGAAGTTATTAGCGAATCAGACAGCACCATTGTCCGCCTAATTAATAAAATATTAATTGATGCTTACGACCAAGGAATTTCTGATATTCATTTTGAACCTGGTATAGAAAAGAATCCAATCAAGGTAAGATTTCGAAAAGATGGATTGTGTGGTATTTACCAAGAGATACCTTACTTATACAAACAGGCAATAATATCCCGAATAAAAATAATGTCGCAATTAGATATCGCAGAAAGACGATTACCTCAAGATGGAAAAATAAAAATGAAGTACGGAGAAAAGGATATCGAATATCGTGTCGCAACCTGTCCAACAGTTGGTGGCAATGAAGATGCCGTTTTACGTATTCTTGCCGCAAACAAACCCATCCCATTGGATAAAATGAATTTTTCTCGGAGAAATCTTGAGCTCGTTAAGGATAAAAGCAACAAGCCTTATGGATTGATATTAGTAGTGGGTCCAACTGGATCAGGTAAAACAACAACGCTGCATTCCTGCCTAGGTCACATCAATACTCCGGCGCTGAAAATCTGGACTGCGGAGGACCCGGTAGAAATAACTCAGGATGGGCTAAGACAAGTACAAATGCTAAACAAAATAGGTCTCAATTTTGCTCGTGCCATGAAATCCTTTTTACGTGGTGATCCAGATGTAATAATGGTTGGTGAAATGCGTGATTCTGAAACGTGTGCCATTGGACTAGAAGCATCTCTTACAGGGCACTTGGTCTTCAGCACCCTCCATACCAACTCAGCCCCTGAAACTATTACTCGTTTGCTGGATATGGGAATGAATCCCTTAAACTTTGCAGATGCACTGCTCCTGGTCGTTGCGCAAAGACTCGTTCGCACCCTCTGCAAAAAATGTAAGGAGGACTACCACCCGACTAGAGAGGAGTTCGATTCTCTTGTTAAAGAATATGGAGATGGATTTGAAAAACTTAATATTGAGTATTCTGATGACTTAATTCTGAAAAAACCTGTAGGTTGTTCAAGCTGTGGCGACACGGGATATGCGGGTCGAACAGGATTACATGAATGTCTAGAAGGAACGAACGAGATAAAAAGAATGATTATGAAAAAAGCATTCGTTGAAGAGCTAAGAGAACAGGCCCTTTCGGAAGGGATGACTACGCTTAAACAAGATGGTATTTATAAAATTTTCAAAGGCGATTGTGACTTAAAGCAGGTAATGGCTGTTTGTATTGTCTAA
- the topA gene encoding type I DNA topoisomerase, protein MGKSLLIVESPTKVNTLKKIVGKDFIIKASVGHLKDLPKKKLGVDVDNGFAPEYITIRGKGKILQELKTAAKKCDMIYLAPDPDREGEAIAHHIGNEVARFTKGKIFRVTFNEITKKAVLDSLKNPTELNNNLVNAQQARRILDRLVGYKISPILWKKVHRGLSAGRVQSVALRIVCEREREIQAFKPKEYWSITLDLEGSQKPKFQAKLFKIGDDKVEISNRAEVDVILKDLEGSELVLDDIVKKERKRNPSAPFITSTLQQEASRKLSFSPKKTMMLAQRLYEGISIGKKGTVGLITYMRTDSVRLSDQALNDVREYIPEKYGKEFLPEKPNSYKSKKSAQEAHEAIRPTDVRLEPNLIKDNLEKDMYRLYQLIWSRFVSCQMVPAILDTTQFDIKTGKYLFRSNGSVLKFAGFMKVYVESQDDEKSEESKPQGKVDDRLLPALNKGEILKTNEILPEQHFTQPPPRFSEAMLVKELEEKGVGRPSTYAATISVIKDRDYIQNIERRLQPVELGFMINDLLVEYFPDIMTTEFTANMENQLDDIEGGKLEWVEALKTFYAPFKVDLEKAEEKMKDFKAQVEETDEVCEKCNQPMIIKWGRFGKFMACSGYPDCKNTRDLGDKGGADNGSKTDEVEGNCEKCDSPLIVKRGRFGKFIACSNYPECKFTKAIGLGIKCPEENCKGEIAARRSKKGRTFYGCTKYPDCKFTSWDKPIGEACPECKNPYMVEKWKKNEDPSILCPSCGFKKTDAAA, encoded by the coding sequence ATGGGTAAATCGTTACTGATCGTTGAGTCCCCCACCAAGGTCAATACTTTAAAAAAAATCGTTGGCAAAGATTTTATTATTAAAGCCTCGGTTGGGCATCTTAAAGATCTTCCCAAAAAAAAGCTTGGTGTGGATGTCGATAATGGTTTTGCTCCTGAGTACATCACGATCAGGGGTAAAGGGAAAATCCTCCAGGAGCTTAAAACTGCTGCTAAAAAGTGTGACATGATTTACCTTGCACCGGACCCGGATCGTGAGGGAGAAGCGATAGCTCACCATATTGGTAACGAAGTGGCAAGATTTACAAAAGGAAAAATTTTCCGGGTCACATTTAATGAAATTACTAAAAAGGCAGTTTTAGATTCTCTTAAAAACCCTACCGAGCTTAACAATAACCTTGTGAATGCTCAACAGGCCCGTAGAATTCTAGATCGCCTTGTCGGTTATAAGATAAGTCCAATTTTATGGAAAAAAGTTCATCGGGGGCTAAGTGCTGGTCGTGTTCAATCAGTAGCTTTAAGGATAGTTTGCGAAAGAGAGCGTGAAATTCAAGCTTTTAAACCTAAAGAGTATTGGTCTATAACATTAGATTTGGAAGGAAGTCAAAAGCCGAAATTTCAAGCCAAATTATTTAAGATTGGTGACGATAAAGTAGAGATTTCAAACAGGGCTGAAGTAGATGTGATCCTCAAGGACCTTGAGGGATCTGAACTCGTTCTTGATGATATTGTAAAAAAGGAAAGAAAAAGAAATCCAAGCGCCCCTTTCATCACCAGCACACTCCAGCAAGAAGCATCTCGCAAGTTAAGCTTTTCACCTAAAAAAACGATGATGCTTGCCCAGAGACTGTACGAAGGAATTTCAATCGGTAAGAAAGGGACCGTTGGTCTAATCACCTATATGCGTACGGATTCGGTAAGATTGTCTGACCAGGCACTCAATGATGTTAGAGAATATATTCCTGAAAAATATGGCAAGGAGTTCCTCCCGGAAAAGCCCAACTCATATAAAAGTAAAAAGTCTGCCCAAGAGGCTCATGAAGCGATTCGTCCCACTGATGTTCGTCTGGAGCCTAACCTTATAAAGGATAACCTTGAAAAGGATATGTACCGGCTTTACCAGCTAATTTGGTCTCGCTTTGTATCATGCCAGATGGTGCCGGCAATCCTGGATACAACCCAATTTGATATTAAGACAGGGAAGTATTTGTTTCGCAGTAATGGTTCGGTACTTAAATTCGCTGGTTTTATGAAAGTATATGTTGAAAGCCAGGATGATGAGAAAAGCGAGGAGTCCAAGCCACAAGGGAAGGTAGATGATCGCCTTCTTCCTGCTCTCAATAAAGGAGAGATTTTAAAGACCAATGAAATACTTCCTGAACAACACTTTACACAACCTCCGCCCCGTTTTTCTGAGGCGATGCTTGTTAAAGAGCTGGAAGAAAAAGGGGTTGGCCGGCCAAGTACATATGCGGCGACCATTAGTGTGATAAAGGACAGAGATTATATTCAAAACATTGAACGACGTCTGCAACCTGTTGAACTTGGGTTTATGATCAATGATCTTCTGGTTGAATATTTTCCGGATATCATGACCACAGAATTTACTGCAAATATGGAGAACCAGTTAGACGATATTGAAGGGGGTAAGCTGGAGTGGGTGGAGGCTCTTAAAACTTTTTATGCTCCCTTCAAAGTTGACCTGGAAAAAGCTGAAGAAAAGATGAAAGACTTCAAAGCTCAGGTTGAGGAAACCGATGAAGTCTGTGAAAAATGTAATCAACCCATGATTATTAAATGGGGGCGTTTTGGTAAGTTTATGGCTTGTTCGGGTTATCCAGATTGTAAAAATACCCGGGATCTTGGAGATAAAGGCGGTGCCGATAATGGGTCTAAGACTGATGAAGTAGAAGGGAATTGTGAAAAGTGTGACTCGCCTTTAATTGTGAAACGTGGGAGGTTCGGGAAGTTTATAGCATGTTCCAATTACCCGGAGTGCAAGTTTACCAAAGCAATTGGACTCGGTATTAAGTGTCCTGAGGAGAATTGCAAGGGTGAAATTGCAGCTCGCAGGTCTAAGAAGGGAAGAACCTTTTATGGTTGCACAAAATACCCTGACTGCAAATTTACTTCGTGGGACAAGCCGATAGGGGAGGCTTGCCCGGAATGCAAGAATCCATACATGGTTGAAAAATGGAAAAAGAACGAAGACCCTTCTATTCTCTGCCCCAGTTGTGGTTTTAAGAAAACTGATGCTGCGGCTTGA
- the dprA gene encoding DNA-protecting protein DprA, whose protein sequence is MDRETLKYWLALNMVVGVGRTLFHRFVRGLGSPRQVFLAPRDELLRIHGVGEKVVAEIKRFDVDTETERELRLAEKEGVRIITLESPEYSPLLKAIYDPPPILYVQGKDLNSINLPLAVVGTRNPSEYGKLITERLCLKLATAGFTIISGLARGIDTLAHKAALSAGADSVAIFGCGLGHTYPPENIKLRQKIAEQGTILSEFPVLMRPERNNFPARNRILSGLALGTVVVEAAEKSGALITADFALEQGREVFAVPGNISSPKSRGTNNLIKSGAKLVDSPESILEELLPAFGESLKVKKEGVDPKFDSDHEEKIFSLLSLEGRHIDNLIENSDLSPAQVSATLLQLELRGLVRQLSEKMYITNYGDE, encoded by the coding sequence ATGGACAGGGAAACACTGAAATACTGGCTGGCCTTAAATATGGTTGTTGGAGTGGGTCGGACATTATTCCATCGTTTTGTACGGGGCCTTGGGTCACCACGCCAGGTATTTTTAGCCCCAAGAGATGAATTGCTGCGAATTCACGGTGTCGGAGAGAAAGTTGTTGCTGAAATAAAGCGCTTTGATGTAGACACTGAAACTGAGCGTGAGTTAAGGCTCGCTGAAAAAGAGGGTGTTCGGATCATAACACTGGAAAGCCCGGAATATTCGCCCCTTTTGAAAGCGATTTATGATCCTCCGCCAATTTTGTATGTCCAGGGCAAGGATCTAAATTCCATTAATTTGCCTTTGGCGGTAGTGGGAACACGTAATCCTTCAGAATATGGAAAGTTGATTACGGAAAGACTTTGCTTGAAACTGGCAACTGCTGGATTTACTATAATCAGCGGCCTGGCCAGGGGGATTGATACTCTTGCGCATAAGGCGGCGCTTTCAGCTGGAGCGGATAGTGTTGCTATTTTCGGTTGTGGGTTGGGCCACACATATCCACCAGAGAATATTAAGTTAAGACAGAAAATTGCCGAGCAAGGAACAATATTATCTGAGTTTCCTGTTTTGATGAGGCCAGAACGTAATAATTTTCCGGCCAGGAACAGGATATTGAGCGGTCTTGCCCTGGGGACAGTGGTCGTTGAAGCGGCTGAAAAAAGTGGGGCCTTGATCACTGCGGATTTTGCTCTTGAGCAGGGAAGGGAAGTTTTTGCTGTTCCTGGAAATATTTCCTCTCCTAAAAGTAGAGGTACCAATAATTTGATCAAATCAGGTGCAAAATTAGTCGATAGCCCTGAATCCATTCTTGAAGAGCTTTTGCCAGCATTTGGAGAAAGTCTAAAGGTTAAAAAAGAGGGTGTTGACCCCAAGTTTGATAGTGATCACGAGGAAAAAATATTTTCATTGTTATCATTAGAAGGCAGGCATATAGATAATTTAATTGAAAACAGCGATTTGTCTCCTGCTCAAGTTTCAGCTACACTGTTGCAATTGGAATTAAGAGGCCTTGTTCGACAGTTAAGTGAAAAGATGTATATTACGAATTACGGCGATGAATAA
- a CDS encoding TolC family protein, translated as MQINAQWVNMKLFVTNLTIFLLFTLFNSSLHAGGEGTIPALQKALIDIKSLHKDKELTFLAEKEYQVRKYYYEIQSKTQRLEILDEVREHFEKAITKAEEKFDSGEDDVSQSAITKLKLGLAGTLNDIISLDSDIKVARISLAGMFNDGYSTDAEMSSSEIEPVIFDHEDFESWLKGFDTVNNETPKEPLSLNYELKLKTSFLKTVENREKLHLAKKNRKITRALLVSEVANYDFGIGNSGDLFEALIIYTRVLNGYYESVYNFNLAVAELNRALWTGKH; from the coding sequence ATGCAAATAAATGCACAATGGGTAAATATGAAACTTTTTGTTACGAATTTAACAATCTTTTTACTTTTTACGCTATTTAACTCAAGTTTGCATGCAGGAGGGGAGGGAACTATACCTGCGTTGCAAAAAGCGTTAATTGATATAAAGTCTTTACATAAGGACAAAGAGCTGACTTTTTTGGCTGAAAAAGAGTATCAGGTCCGAAAATATTATTATGAAATACAAAGCAAAACGCAGAGATTGGAAATATTAGATGAAGTCAGGGAGCATTTTGAAAAGGCTATAACCAAAGCTGAAGAGAAGTTTGACTCTGGTGAAGATGATGTCAGTCAATCTGCTATTACAAAGCTTAAATTAGGCCTCGCCGGTACATTGAATGATATTATCTCGTTGGACAGTGATATTAAGGTGGCACGTATCTCTCTGGCAGGAATGTTTAATGATGGTTACTCTACGGATGCAGAAATGAGCAGCTCAGAAATAGAACCAGTCATTTTCGATCATGAAGATTTTGAAAGTTGGTTGAAGGGGTTTGACACGGTTAACAACGAAACCCCAAAAGAACCGCTTTCTTTAAACTATGAACTAAAGCTGAAAACAAGTTTTTTAAAAACTGTCGAAAACAGGGAAAAATTACATTTAGCTAAAAAAAATCGCAAAATAACACGAGCTTTGCTGGTGAGTGAAGTTGCCAATTATGATTTTGGAATTGGAAATTCGGGTGATTTATTTGAAGCGCTCATTATTTATACCCGGGTTTTAAACGGTTATTATGAGTCGGTTTATAACTTTAATCTTGCTGTGGCGGAATTAAATCGAGCCTTATGGACAGGGAAACACTGA
- a CDS encoding methylenetetrahydrofolate--tRNA-(uracil(54)-C(5))-methyltransferase (FADH(2)-oxidizing) TrmFO, with translation MNDFLTVIGAGLAGSEAAWQAAELGVQVVLYEMRPIVNNPVHKTDNCAELVCSNSLGSNQPYSAPFILKEELRSLNSIVIKSGDNNTVPAGSALAVDRNLFSQEITRKLLDHPNITIKRQEIVDIPDAGPVIIATGPLTSPKLSEQISELIGQKYLYFYDALSPIVNADSINYEKVFFASRYDKGDADYLNCPMNEEQYHSFVRELKNAEKVQFASFEKPVYFEGCMPIEVLAERGDRTLAFGPLKPVGLSNPETGEKAFAVVQLRKENRESTAYNLVGFQTKLTYPEQKRVFSMIPGLENAEFFRLGAIHRNTYINSPSLLTGELELKSKPGCYFAGQITGVEGYVESSAMGLLAAVSAVAKITGRPYSPPPVDTALGALINYLVNSKSKGFQPMNINFGLFWSEDMKIRDKKIRNQKIAMNAIAKINEWKNGLKNFIPAHS, from the coding sequence GTGAATGATTTTTTAACAGTTATTGGTGCGGGACTTGCCGGATCTGAGGCGGCCTGGCAGGCAGCGGAACTTGGTGTCCAGGTTGTTTTGTATGAAATGCGGCCGATAGTAAATAATCCCGTCCATAAAACTGATAATTGTGCCGAATTAGTTTGTAGTAACTCGCTGGGAAGTAACCAGCCTTATTCCGCTCCATTTATTCTTAAAGAAGAACTTCGAAGTTTAAATTCTATTGTCATCAAGTCTGGTGATAATAATACTGTCCCCGCGGGTTCAGCGTTAGCGGTTGATCGTAATTTGTTCTCTCAGGAAATCACCAGAAAACTACTTGACCACCCCAATATTACTATCAAGCGTCAGGAAATTGTTGATATTCCCGACGCGGGTCCAGTAATCATTGCTACCGGTCCATTAACCTCTCCGAAGCTGTCAGAACAAATCTCTGAATTGATTGGCCAAAAATATTTGTATTTTTACGATGCATTGTCACCAATAGTTAATGCTGATTCGATAAATTATGAGAAAGTATTTTTTGCTTCAAGGTACGATAAGGGCGATGCGGATTACCTGAATTGTCCCATGAATGAGGAACAGTATCATTCGTTTGTGAGGGAGTTGAAAAATGCGGAGAAAGTTCAATTTGCATCATTTGAAAAACCTGTTTACTTTGAAGGGTGTATGCCGATAGAGGTGCTGGCTGAAAGGGGAGACCGGACTTTAGCCTTTGGTCCTTTAAAACCTGTTGGGTTATCCAATCCTGAGACGGGAGAAAAAGCTTTTGCGGTAGTTCAGTTACGAAAGGAAAACCGTGAAAGCACTGCGTACAATCTCGTTGGGTTTCAAACCAAACTGACTTACCCTGAGCAGAAAAGAGTTTTTTCTATGATACCGGGATTGGAAAACGCCGAGTTTTTCCGTTTAGGTGCTATTCATCGCAATACTTATATAAACTCTCCCAGTCTTTTGACTGGCGAACTGGAATTAAAAAGTAAGCCTGGTTGTTATTTTGCCGGGCAGATAACCGGAGTGGAAGGCTATGTTGAGTCATCAGCGATGGGGCTCCTGGCAGCTGTAAGTGCCGTAGCAAAAATAACTGGCAGGCCTTATTCGCCACCTCCTGTCGACACGGCATTGGGCGCGTTGATCAATTATTTGGTCAATTCTAAAAGTAAAGGGTTCCAACCTATGAATATAAACTTTGGTTTGTTCTGGTCTGAAGATATGAAGATTCGCGATAAGAAAATAAGAAACCAAAAAATTGCTATGAATGCTATTGCGAAGATTAATGAATGGAAGAATGGATTAAAGAATTTTATCCCTGCTCACTCATAA
- a CDS encoding glutamate-5-semialdehyde dehydrogenase: MNISEIAKNANTSALVLAHLSTDLKNKTLGLMADTLEENCDAILTANEKDLEFAKKEGIASALIARLTLNEEKVRAMAKGIRSVVALPDPVGRVNSAMEMDQDLVVKQVTCPIGVIGAIFESRPDAVPQISSLCLKSGNAVILKGGTEAQNSNKLIVSLLVEAIEKVPGVPGHAVQMIETRSEVADMLKEDKYIHLIVPRGSNSFVRYIQENTKIPVLGHSEGVCHAYIDEFADLDKALRICLDSKLQYPAACNAMETLLVHKKIAEKVLPDLIAKLKEKHVELIGCVKTCQVVPEVEPASESDWDTEYTDLKLSIKIVDNFSEAVKFINKHGSGHTDTIVTENQECAEQFLNEVSSSSVMWNASTRFADGFRYGLGAEIGISTNRTHARGPVGLEGLVIYKYKLYGNGQVASDYSGSNAREFTHKPLTNEL, from the coding sequence ATGAATATTTCAGAAATTGCGAAAAATGCTAATACCTCTGCGTTGGTTTTGGCCCATCTTTCTACAGATTTAAAGAATAAGACGCTTGGTTTGATGGCTGATACACTGGAGGAGAATTGTGATGCCATTTTGACAGCGAACGAAAAAGATTTGGAGTTTGCTAAAAAGGAAGGGATCGCAAGCGCATTGATTGCCAGGTTGACCCTGAATGAAGAGAAAGTGCGAGCAATGGCAAAAGGAATACGCAGTGTGGTGGCTTTGCCAGATCCGGTTGGCAGGGTGAACAGTGCAATGGAAATGGATCAGGACCTGGTGGTAAAGCAGGTTACTTGTCCCATTGGAGTGATTGGAGCTATTTTTGAGTCGAGACCCGATGCAGTCCCACAAATTTCATCATTATGCCTGAAGTCTGGAAACGCTGTGATTTTAAAAGGCGGTACCGAGGCTCAAAACTCTAATAAGTTAATTGTCAGCCTGCTGGTGGAAGCGATAGAGAAAGTGCCTGGAGTTCCCGGGCATGCAGTTCAAATGATTGAAACGCGTTCGGAAGTGGCTGACATGTTGAAAGAGGACAAATACATTCATCTAATAGTACCTAGAGGGAGTAACTCTTTTGTGAGATATATTCAAGAGAACACAAAAATACCGGTTCTGGGTCACTCTGAAGGAGTTTGCCACGCGTACATTGATGAGTTTGCAGATTTGGATAAAGCCCTGCGAATATGTCTTGACTCAAAGCTACAATATCCTGCGGCTTGTAATGCTATGGAGACTCTTTTAGTACATAAAAAGATTGCCGAGAAAGTATTGCCTGATCTGATCGCAAAACTTAAAGAAAAGCATGTAGAATTAATAGGTTGTGTTAAAACATGTCAAGTGGTTCCAGAGGTTGAGCCAGCGTCTGAGTCTGACTGGGATACAGAGTATACAGACCTTAAGTTATCAATAAAAATTGTGGATAATTTCTCAGAAGCTGTGAAGTTCATCAACAAGCATGGTTCGGGACATACTGATACGATCGTTACAGAAAACCAGGAGTGTGCCGAACAGTTCCTGAATGAAGTCAGTTCATCAAGTGTTATGTGGAATGCGTCCACTCGTTTTGCGGATGGATTCAGGTATGGGCTCGGGGCAGAAATTGGCATCAGCACCAATAGAACTCACGCCAGAGGTCCGGTTGGCTTGGAGGGACTTGTTATATATAAGTACAAACTTTATGGAAATGGTCAGGTTGCGAGTGATTACTCAGGTTCCAACGCTCGCGAATTTACACATAAACCATTAACGAACGAGTTGTGA
- a CDS encoding site-2 protease family protein, with product MKQDDLNDHEAIPSAEESSSVKQNAPARSMDTPIDSPVSGNSETAKTENWWLFSLLLSGTLATTYMSGGLLFSISLVLILGAHEFGHFWASRRNGVHSTLPYFIPAPPVFIAGTFGAFIQIKEVIPNRRVLMEIGCAGPIAGFLVALPVLIYGLSLSHVSPLIGIEGVNFGSSLILNICAEMVLGVDPQSPDFNVHLHPIAFAGWIGMLVTALNLIPIGQLDGGHIVFALSPNQHKMLGKLFFLALFPLGYFWTGWLFWAVMIVLVGFKTAPLLDEKEELGRVHKALGVISIAIFLVTFIPIPFSLPGP from the coding sequence GTGAAGCAAGACGATCTTAACGACCACGAGGCAATCCCTTCTGCGGAAGAGTCATCCAGTGTGAAGCAAAATGCTCCAGCCCGCTCAATGGATACCCCAATTGATTCGCCTGTATCCGGCAATTCAGAAACAGCCAAAACTGAGAACTGGTGGTTGTTCTCCTTATTATTGTCGGGAACCCTTGCAACTACCTATATGTCGGGTGGTTTGTTGTTTTCAATCAGTCTGGTCCTGATTTTAGGCGCACACGAGTTTGGTCATTTCTGGGCCAGTAGAAGAAATGGAGTGCATTCCACGCTACCTTATTTTATTCCTGCTCCTCCTGTTTTCATTGCTGGAACCTTTGGCGCTTTTATTCAGATCAAGGAGGTAATTCCTAATCGCAGAGTGCTTATGGAAATAGGTTGTGCAGGACCTATTGCAGGTTTTTTGGTGGCACTCCCTGTATTGATTTATGGATTGTCCCTTTCTCATGTATCTCCTTTAATTGGTATTGAAGGAGTGAATTTTGGCAGTTCTCTAATCTTGAATATCTGTGCGGAAATGGTATTGGGGGTAGATCCGCAATCCCCGGATTTTAATGTTCATTTACACCCAATTGCATTTGCAGGCTGGATAGGTATGTTGGTGACCGCATTGAACTTAATACCGATTGGACAATTGGATGGAGGGCACATTGTCTTTGCATTGTCACCAAATCAACATAAAATGTTGGGAAAGCTTTTTTTTCTAGCATTATTTCCACTGGGCTATTTTTGGACGGGATGGCTTTTCTGGGCTGTGATGATAGTTCTGGTGGGTTTTAAAACAGCCCCTTTGTTGGATGAAAAGGAAGAGTTGGGCAGAGTACACAAGGCATTGGGGGTGATATCCATTGCCATTTTTTTGGTTACATTCATTCCAATCCCATTTTCATTGCCGGGTCCATAA